A section of the Dehalobacter sp. DCM genome encodes:
- a CDS encoding carbonic anhydrase, with the protein MEKLLQGILRFKDNDFEQHRELFEALGRSQNPHTLFIGCSDSRLVPNLITNTLPGELFTVRNIANIVPPYRHTEEYLATTSAIEYAVNVLNVEHIVVCGHSNCGGCKAMLSETDLAGLPHTQKWLELAGNIKETVFAEVPETEKGKREWMAEQLNIVEQLKHLLTYPFIKEKVMRHELSIEGWYYLIETGEVFIYDRTVGEFVLHY; encoded by the coding sequence ATGGAAAAGTTGCTACAGGGAATTCTCCGATTTAAAGATAATGATTTTGAACAACACCGGGAACTTTTTGAAGCATTAGGCCGTTCTCAAAATCCGCACACCTTGTTTATTGGCTGTTCGGATTCGCGGTTGGTGCCTAACCTAATTACCAATACACTCCCGGGTGAACTATTCACAGTAAGAAATATTGCCAATATCGTTCCGCCTTATCGTCATACCGAGGAATATTTAGCGACAACATCGGCTATTGAGTATGCCGTCAATGTTTTAAACGTTGAGCATATCGTTGTTTGCGGGCATTCCAACTGCGGCGGCTGCAAAGCAATGCTCTCAGAAACCGATTTGGCGGGTCTGCCGCATACTCAAAAATGGCTTGAACTTGCCGGAAACATCAAAGAAACAGTATTTGCAGAGGTCCCCGAAACGGAAAAAGGAAAACGGGAATGGATGGCTGAACAGTTAAATATTGTGGAGCAATTGAAGCATTTGCTGACGTATCCGTTTATTAAAGAAAAGGTCATGCGGCACGAACTTTCTATTGAAGGCTGGTATTATTTGATTGAAACCGGAGAAGTATTTATCTATGATCGTACCGTCGGAGAATTTGTATTGCATTATTAG